One segment of Anastrepha obliqua isolate idAnaObli1 chromosome 3, idAnaObli1_1.0, whole genome shotgun sequence DNA contains the following:
- the LOC129242895 gene encoding cationic amino acid transporter 3: protein MAPHPTYWKVLTRRKILQAEGVEGDTKLNRVLGLFDLTTLGVGSTLGAGVYVLAGQIARDQAGPSVMLSFAIAALASLLAGICYAEFGARVPKAGSAYVYSYVCIGEFVAFVIGWNLMLEYIIGTASVCRGISLYLDTLINDTLKNTFAEIAPINVSFLGSYFDFFAFGLVIIFGVALAFGVETSAFANNFCTSLNIFILMFVIVAGAIKANFANWSIDPQTVNATIITNDIGSGGFFPFGFAGTLKGAATCFFGFVGFDCIATTGEEVRNPRRNIPRSILLSLLIIFLCYFGVSTVLTLMVPYYEQDANAPLPFAFKQVGWTFAMWVVAIGGLIGLFASLFGALFPLPRVMYSMAEDGLLFRFLGKISPRFRVPVHGSIFAALFTSLMAGLFSLQQLVSLLSIGTLLAYSVVAISVTILRYMDSSDGADCESGNQPLSENSMLTSSGTRITSKAVLLQLFNIKRLDTPNSLSTKIVGCLLTVFCLLSLGIGVILKEAYDALLHNQLWALILLPVLVLLALLVLVAICLQPREPVVKTFRVPLVPLIPAVSVFINIYLMLQLDVMTWIRFGIWMLIGIPIFIACWCMYDISNPAKRNPERIAFERALKESARNNKPLNGHLAKNLKSNGALKKSKSANGMANGTNFSSQNERSVKSLDEIMNMNEVSDDLIEMRHPNGKVFYIEDNRSHTSKSSMEKADADKDGSREDEKSVIAMLDDVLQAADTGITITSNMPDYRKFSVDSEMLPSVIEMNTVATVHTSSNSSDDLEAVPEVESNKSSNSNSLSGATERFTASQQAAQQLVDEILNSTLLIDALERHKFLNEAVNLQFSEPTEAMKDGKAQKTQEYLTEGATEITQNDAVKVQANGAAKLTRTNSEASMLSIEDPIHSDQFRNRLSKILMGPPAQVSTYKPVTQQTLSTDSYSPRPQLKHSKSEADVRQLVLKAIEGTGVARLDSELSKRESNGEDIPIPPKFDPILYKTINSLRHNKERPSLQRLMENDEQILGQKAAIVAKAAEPTNEPALPFKQKLEAALKRGPSHRTQKRPEPIPTRRPKSVGPMSVQEEAETTQTKQRGKVPRRSAQSESNLATKPAEGTELISNARNLLKHVPNGTIELYG, encoded by the exons ATGGCGCCGCATCCAACTTATTGGAAAGTGCTGACACGCCGGAAAATTTTACAAGCCGAGGGTGTGGAGGGCGACACCAAGCTTAATCGTGTGCTCGGTCTATTCGATCTCACCACTTTGGGAGTTGGTTCGACATTGGGTGCCGGCGTCTATGTGTTAGCCGGCCAAATAGCGCGCGATCAAGCGGGCCCATCTGTGATGCTGTCCTTCGCGATTGCCGCTTTGGCATCTTTACTAGCTg GCATCTGCTACGCGGAGTTTGGTGCGCGTGTACCGAAGGCCGGTTCCGCCTATGTATACAGCTATGTTTGCATAGGCGAGTTTGTTGCCTTTGTGATCGGCTGGAATCTGATGTTGGAGTATATTATTGGCACGGCGAGCGTTTGTCGCGGCATAAGCCTCTACTTGGACACTTTAATAAATGATACGCTTAAAAACACCTTTGCCGAGATAGCGCCGATTAATGTCAGTTTCTTGGGAAGTTATTTCGACTTCTTCGCCTTCGGGCTGGTCATCATATTTGGTG tggCCTTGGCTTTTGGCGTAGAGACTTCGGCTTTTGCGAACAATTTCTGTACGAgccttaatatttttatactgaTGTTTGTGATTGTAGCTGGTGCAATCAAAG CCAACTTCGCGAACTGGTCCATTGATCCGCAGACCGTTAATGCCACTATCATAACAAATGACATCGGGTCCGGTGGTTTCTTCCCGTTCGGGTTTGCGGGTACTCTAAAAGGTGCTGCGACCTGCTTCTTTGGATTTGTCGGCTTCGACTGCATCGCCACCACCGGCGAGGAGGTGCGCAATCCACGGCGGAACATTCCGCGTTCCATTTTGCTCTCGCtcttgataatttttctttgctattTCGGCGTCTCAACGGTGCTCACACTCATGGTGCCTTATTACGAGCAAGATGCAAATGCTCCGCTTCCGTTCGCCTTCAAGCAAGTCGGATGGACATTTGCCATGTGGGTGGTGGCTATTGGTGGCCTCATCGGCTTATTTGCCAGCTTATTCGGCGCTTTGTTTCCATTGCCTCGAGTCATGTACTCCATGGCTGAAGACGGATTGCTGTTTCGCTTTTTAGGCAAGATCAGTCCACGCTTTCGTGTGCCGGTGCATGGTTCCATCTTTGCGGCATTGTTCACAT ctTTAATGGCAGGATTGTTTAGTCTCCAACAGCTAGTCAGTCTTCTGTCAATCGGTACATTGCTGGCTTACAGCGTTGTAGCCATTTCAGTAACTATTCTCAG GTATATGGACTCCTCAGATGGTGCGGATTGTGAAAGTGGTAATCAGCCGCTAAGCGAAAACTCCATGCTCACCTCATCAGGCACACGCATCACTTCCAAAGCTGTTCTTCTGCAGTTGTTCAATATCAAGCGGCTAGACACGCCGAACTCTCTGTCGACTAAGATCGTTGGCTGTTTGCTCACAGTCTTTT GTCTTCTTTCTCTGGGTATTGGTGTAATACTCAAAGAGGCTTACGACGCATTGCTTCACAACCAACTATGGGCGCTTATTTTACTGCCCGTATTGGTGCTGCTCGCATTGCTGGTACTGGTCGCTATTTGTCTGCAACCACGCGAGCCCGTAGTAAAAACATTCCGCGTGCCGTTGGTGCCACTCATACCGGCCGTAAGCGTGTTCATCAACATTTACCTAATGCTACAGCTGGATGTGATGACTTGGATACGATTCGGTATATGGATGTTGATTG GCATACCGATTTTCATTGCATGTTGGTGCATGTATGACATTAGTAATCCTGCTAAACGAAATCCAGAGCGTATCGCCTTTGAACGAGCGTTGAAAGAGAGTGCCCGCAACAACAAGCCGCTCAATGGTCATTTGGCTAAGAACCTCAAATCCAATGGTGCCTTAAAGAAATCGAAGAGTGCCAATGGAATGGCGAACGGCACTAACTTCAGTTCGCAAAATGAGCGATCGGTAAAGAGTCTAGACGAAATTATGAATATGAATGAAGTCAGTGATGATTTGATCGAGATGAGGCATCCAAACGGCAAAGTTTTCTATATTGAAGATAATCGTAGTCATACATCTAAGAGTTCAATGGAAAAGGCAGATGCCGATAAGGACGGATCACGTGAGGATGAAAAATCTGTAATCGCAATGCTAGACGATGTATTGCAGGCTGCGGACACTGGCATTACAATCACATCAAACATGCCCGATTATCGAAAATTCAGCGTAGACTCGGAGATGCTGCCTAGCGTCATTGAGATGAATACAGTGGCGACGGTGCATACCAGCAGCAACTCATCGGATGACTTGGAGGCAGTGCCTGAAGTAGAGAGCAATAAGAGTTCGAACAGCAACAGCCTTAGCGGTGCGACTGAGCGTTTCACCGCCAGCCAGCAGGCCGCACAGCAACTAGTCGATGAAATTTTGAATAGTACACTGCTGATAGATGCTTTGGAGCGACACAAGTTTCTTAATGAAGCAGTGAATCTTCAATTTTCAGAACCAACCGAAGCGATGAAAGATGGAAAAGCCCAAAAAACGCAAGAGTATCTAACTGAAGGTGCTACTGAAATAACTCAGAATGATGCCGTAAAAGTGCAGGCAAATGGTGCGGCGAAACTCACACGCACAAACTCAGAAGCTTCTATGCTCTCCATCGAAGATCCCATACATTCGGACCAATTCAGGAATAGACTTAGCAAAATTCTAATGGGCCCACCTGCACAAGTGTCCACATACAAACCAGTCACACAGCAAACGCTGTCAACAGATAGTTACTCCCCTCGCCCGCAGCTGAAACACTCTAAAAGTGAAGCTGACGTACGCCAACTTGTGCTCAAAGCTATTGAAGGCACCGGAGTGGCTAGATTAGACAGCGAACTGTCCAAGCGCGAGTCAAATGGCGAGGATATACCAATACCACCAAAATTCGATCCAATACTCTACAAAACAATCAACAGTCTTCGGCACAATAAAGAACGGCCCAGTCTCCAGCGACTAATGGAGAACGACGAACAGATACTCGGCCAGAAAGCAGCCATCGTCGCAAAAGCTGCTGAGCCAACCAACGAACCAGCGCTACCgtttaagcaaaaattagaaGCGGCGCTCAAACGAGGCCCATCGCATCGTACGCAAAAGCGCCCGGAACCAATACCAACACGACGACCCAAGTCGGTAGGACCAATGTCAGTGCAAGAAGAAGCGGAAACTACCCAAACCAAACAGCGTGGCAAGGTGCCCAGGCGAAGCGCGCAGTCGGAAAGTAATCTCGCCACAAAACCTGCCGAAGGAACGGAGTTGATTAGTAACGCACGAAATCTACTGAAACATGTGCCAAATGGAACTATCGAACTGTACGGATAG